The following coding sequences lie in one Arachis ipaensis cultivar K30076 chromosome B03, Araip1.1, whole genome shotgun sequence genomic window:
- the LOC110270478 gene encoding uncharacterized protein LOC110270478, giving the protein MSADWGPVVMAVVLFVLLSPGLLFQLPAKGRVVEFGNMQTSGISILIHTIIFFVLITIFLIAIGVHIYSG; this is encoded by the coding sequence ATGTCTGCAGATTGGGGTCCAGTGGTGATGGCAGTGGTGCTGTTCGTGCTGCTCAGCCCAGGGCTGCTGTTTCAGCTGCCGGCAAAGGGCAGGGTGGTTGAGTTTGGGAACATGCAGACAAGTGGCATCTCTATATTGATTCACACCATCATCTTCTTTGTCCTCATCACCATCTTCCTCATTGCCATTGGTGTCCACATCTATTCCGGATAA
- the LOC110269552 gene encoding uncharacterized protein LOC110269552, with the protein MVILFRRQQRDPGECGFWDGLEWIWSLQWRRELFQWELELLNQLHEVMQEAAPPEDITSYSFTSAIWKGFAPPRVELFSWFVLVERVNTKERLCKLGVIDQHDNLCVLCCKSVESAAHLFISCEITWQVWCAWLFALGRIWTMPGTLKQHFESWTNASSRKNERRRWLIGFFAVIWAVWLERNGRVFNNKGSGVMEIINRSFMLSDEWLGGESLGC; encoded by the exons ATGGTAATTCTTTTCCGTCGTCAACAAAGAGATCCAG GGGAAtgcgggttttgggatgggttagaatGGATCTGGAGTCTCCAGTGGAGGAGAGAATTATTTCAGTGGGAGCTGGAGCTTCTAAACCAACTCCATGAG gtgATGCAGGAAGCAGCTCCCCCGGAGGATATTACTAGCTATAGCTTTACTAGTGCTATTTGGAAGGGATTCGCTCCGCCAAGGGTTGAGCTATTTTCGTGGTTTGTTTTGGTTGAGAGGGTGAACACTAAAGAGAGACTATGCAAACTAGGTGTCATTGACCAGCATGATAATTTATGTGTTCTATGTTGTAAGTCTGTTGAGTCTGCTGCTCATCTTTTTATTAGCTGTGAGatcacttggcaggtgtggtgtgcatggCTATTCGCCCTTGGCAGGATATGGACTATGCCGGGTACACTAAAACAACACTTTGAGAGCTGGACGAATGCTTCGTCTAGGAAGAATGAGCGGAGGCGGTGGCTGATTGGGTTCTTTGCTGTTATCTGGGCAGTTTGGCTAGAAAGGAATGGTAGAGTCTTCAACAATAAAGGCTCAGGGGTGATGGAAATAATAAACAGATCCTTTATGCTCTCCGACGAGTGGCTTGGTGGTGAATCtcttggttgttga
- the LOC107631979 gene encoding uncharacterized protein LOC107631979, whose product MTRREHQDQQSRVLCELSALVFSLLRNPLPGHLALPDGGPASVVPVPPSASPYRRAPEITPAGFASLLLGISVALMLCGSVTFLIGFMLMPWVLGLVMVFYVAGIVSTLSLLGRSLLCFLTPRKDVPEWKLL is encoded by the exons ATGACGAGGAGAGAGCATCAAGATCAACAATCCCGTGTTCTGTGCGAGCTGTCAGCCCTAGTTTTCAGCCTCCTGAGGAACCCGCTGCCAGGGCACCTGGCCCTCCCTGACGGTGGTCCGGCATCGGTGGTGCCTGTGCCGCCCTCTGCATCGCCGTATAGGAGGGCCCCAGAGATAACGCCGGCGGGATTCGCGTCGCTTTTGCTGGGGATATCGGTGGCGCTGATGCTGTGCGGATCGGTGACGTTCTTGATAGGGTTCATGCTGATGCCTTGGGTTCTTGGCTTGGTTATGGTGTTCTACGTTGCCGGCATCGTTTCCACGCTTTCCCTTCTAGGCCgttctcttctttgttttctaACGCCTCGCAAGGATGTTCCTG AGTGGAAACTTTTGTGA
- the LOC107631980 gene encoding uncharacterized protein LOC107631980 — translation MADWGPVFVSLVLFILLTPGLLFQLPGRARCVEFGTFQTSGAAIIIHTLIYFGLICVFLLAIKVHLYMG, via the coding sequence ATGGCTGACTGGGGCCCAGTATTTGTGTCGTTGGTGCTCTTCATTCTCCTAACACCTGGCCTGCTCTTTCAGCTGCCGGGGAGGGCAAGGTGCGTCGAGTTTGGCACCTTCCAGACAAGTGGCGCCGCCATTATCATCCACACACTCATCTACTTCGGTCTCATTTGTGTCTTCTTGCTTGCTATTAAGGTCCACTTGTACATGGGCTAG